The Candidatus Poribacteria bacterium genome includes a region encoding these proteins:
- a CDS encoding DUF503 domain-containing protein — translation MHIGVCKIRLRIPDSQSLKAKRRVIKSLVDRLKNRFNIAIAEVEALDAHQFAVLAAVSVSNDVAHLNKLISHVIAFVEKNVDAELVDYETEFFF, via the coding sequence ATGCATATCGGTGTTTGTAAAATCCGGCTACGCATCCCTGATAGCCAATCGTTGAAGGCGAAACGCCGGGTTATCAAAAGTCTTGTCGATAGACTCAAAAATCGCTTTAATATCGCTATTGCGGAAGTTGAAGCGTTAGATGCACATCAGTTCGCGGTATTAGCCGCTGTTTCTGTTTCCAACGATGTAGCGCATCTCAATAAACTTATCTCGCATGTCATCGCTTTTGTTGAGAAAAATGTAGACGCTGAGTTAGTAGATTACGAAACAGAATTTTTCTTCTGA
- the rbfA gene encoding 30S ribosome-binding factor RbfA: protein MADSRRQDRVGALIQRELSEIIQRSVKDPRVAFCTVTQAEVSPDLKYVDVKVSVIGDEVQKDKTLAGLKSAAGFLRREIGNRLTLRYSPELRFAIDESADYLFKIDGLLKSVTSEDETSEGQATDLS from the coding sequence ATGGCAGATAGTAGAAGACAAGATCGGGTGGGAGCCCTCATTCAACGGGAATTGAGTGAGATTATCCAACGTTCTGTCAAAGATCCACGTGTCGCATTTTGTACTGTCACACAGGCAGAAGTGTCACCCGACCTGAAGTATGTGGATGTCAAAGTCAGTGTTATTGGGGACGAGGTACAGAAAGACAAAACACTCGCGGGGCTGAAAAGTGCCGCAGGATTTCTCAGGCGAGAAATCGGGAATCGCCTCACGCTCCGGTATTCGCCCGAACTCAGGTTTGCTATTGATGAGTCCGCTGACTACCTCTTCAAAATAGATGGACTCCTCAAGTCTGTTACATCAGAAGACGAGACATCCGAAGGACAGGCAACCGACCTTTCATGA
- a CDS encoding bifunctional oligoribonuclease/PAP phosphatase NrnA, whose amino-acid sequence MNTLKIVDMQNYRALLTLFNRYHDFALSTHINPDGDAIGSELGLYLFLTRLGKSVKIFNTDAVPGNYKFLPCWENIEDVHALSTYQPEVLIVLDASTLERIGKTLAKSLLPTHKLVNIDHHATAEAFGDINLIMPSASSTSEIVYKLIKYHQTPIDKSCALCLYTGLMFDTGCFRYSNTTAETHRIAAELIEIGEFAPDEVYRNVYEQLPVAKIRLASEILRTLQVTEDGKIASVYATQGMLRKTGATADAVEGIVNQIQAIAGVEVALCVSEMTDRSAKVSLRSQGHVDVSQLASEFEGGGHARAAGCRVVMPYLSAVNTLVQTAQRYIDQSALEHGDCQKD is encoded by the coding sequence ATGAACACCTTAAAGATAGTGGATATGCAGAACTACCGCGCACTCCTTACCCTATTCAATCGCTACCATGACTTTGCACTCTCAACGCACATTAACCCTGATGGCGACGCAATCGGTTCCGAATTAGGACTCTACCTCTTTCTCACGAGGCTCGGAAAATCTGTTAAAATATTTAATACAGATGCTGTACCGGGGAACTATAAATTTCTGCCTTGCTGGGAGAACATTGAGGATGTACATGCGCTTAGTACCTATCAGCCAGAAGTGTTAATTGTATTAGATGCAAGCACACTCGAACGAATTGGGAAAACACTTGCCAAATCCTTGCTCCCGACGCACAAACTCGTTAACATTGACCATCACGCCACCGCAGAGGCCTTCGGGGACATCAACCTCATTATGCCTTCAGCTTCTTCTACGTCGGAGATTGTCTATAAACTCATTAAATATCACCAGACACCAATAGATAAATCGTGTGCACTCTGTCTTTATACAGGACTTATGTTTGACACCGGTTGTTTTCGCTACAGCAATACGACAGCTGAAACACATCGAATCGCTGCAGAATTAATTGAGATAGGGGAATTCGCACCAGATGAAGTCTACCGCAACGTTTATGAGCAACTTCCTGTCGCTAAAATTCGGCTCGCAAGTGAAATCCTCCGCACATTGCAGGTGACTGAGGATGGAAAAATCGCATCAGTGTACGCTACACAAGGGATGCTCAGAAAAACCGGAGCGACTGCTGACGCGGTAGAAGGCATCGTGAATCAGATTCAAGCAATAGCCGGTGTTGAGGTGGCACTCTGTGTATCTGAGATGACCGATCGAAGCGCAAAAGTGAGTCTGCGGAGCCAGGGACACGTTGATGTAAGCCAACTTGCATCTGAGTTTGAAGGGGGCGGACACGCACGCGCTGCAGGTTGCAGAGTTGTCATGCCTTACCTTTCAGCCGTTAATACCCTTGTTCAAACTGCACAACGTTACATTGATCAGAGTGCTTTGGAACATGGTGATTGCCAGAAGGATTGA